Proteins from one Ananas comosus cultivar F153 linkage group 5, ASM154086v1, whole genome shotgun sequence genomic window:
- the LOC109710381 gene encoding uncharacterized protein LOC109710381, with protein MSRDLHLAGYYLNPSYHHRYNLGFDDELLKALRNVINRLERDPTYAALAISEGKIFRESSGTFGEAGAINVRHNTDPTEWWLQYGGWAKHLKKIVVRVLSQTTTSSGCERNWSTFALIHTKVCNRLAYARLEKLVYIHYNMRLRLRCMQEEYDKEKVLKTYDPLDTSFINDESDPVLDWLQDRDNQEDPLLDEPGDPPRSFRIIADEAGISDAERWADENIGSSQDNVQE; from the exons ATGAGCCGGGATCTACACTTAGCAG GTTATTATCTTAATCCGTCGTATCATCATCGTTATAATCTTGGATTTGATGATGAACTGTTGAAGGCATTACGAAACGTTATCAATAGATTGGAGAGGGATCCAACATATGCTGCTCTTGCCATAAGTgag GGAAAAATATTTCGTGAATCCTCTGGAACTTTTGGTGAAGCGGGTGCAATTAACGTAAGACACAATACCGATCCCA CTGAGTGGTGGCTACAATATGGTGGATGGGCAAAGCACTTAAAAAAGATTGTTGTGCGTGTCTTATCACAAACAACAACATCTAGTGGATGTGAACGCAACTGGAGCACATTCGCACTTATACATACCAAAGTGTGTAACCGATTAGCGTACGCTCGATTAGAGAAGCTAGTTTATATCCACTATAATATGAGGCTCCGTTTAAGATGTATGCAGGAGGAGTATGATAAGGAAAAGGTATTAAAAACTTATGATCCCTTGGATACAAGTTTTATCAATGATGAATCAGACCCCGTACTTGATTGGCTACAAGATAGAGACAATCAAGAAGACCCATTACTCGATGAGCCTGGAGATCCACCACGATCATTCAGAATAATTGCTGATGAAGCAGGAATTAGTGATGCTGAAAGATGGGCTGACGAGAACATAGGAAGCTCTCAAGATAATGTGCAAGAATAA